The following proteins are encoded in a genomic region of Alosa alosa isolate M-15738 ecotype Scorff River chromosome 10, AALO_Geno_1.1, whole genome shotgun sequence:
- the gnl3l gene encoding guanine nucleotide-binding protein-like 3-like protein isoform X2, translated as MSKAKQKRAKRLGFIGKKSKDGGQTSTQGSRKDPGVPNVRHFKENAQRQAELRQKRLEELQEKQKLSREKELMKRRSLDTFQRDIQQRQQAFEQREVEMQNLEKHVNFENESSRKAYYREFKKVIEAADVILEVLDARDPLGCRCPQVEQAVVQSGINKKIVLVLNKIDLVSKDIIEKWIKYLRHEFPTVAFKASTQQQSRNLKRSNVPVTKATADLLGSSACVGAECLMKLLGNYCRNQDIKTAITVGVVGFPNVGKSSLINSLKRARACSVGATPGVTKCLQEVHLDKHIKLLDCPGIVMATSTSDAAMILRNCVKIEQLVDPLPAIEAILRRCNKTQIMEHYGVLDFHTALEFLALLARRQGKLRKGGLPDSDKAAKSVLMDWTGGRISYFTHPPETHTMPTHVSAEIVAEMGKAFDWDELEKGNEEALAALDPTEVEMGFCMATSGMTQGTQLDMPVEDGEGLEDCESVNKAESMEDDQDPEFGPMTVEIKRSQVKNGSGLEGATPKAVDLRDILDVDPLQQGQALLAAGKKRKKQQKRADKIAVKLSDTLTSAMNTFWDS; from the exons CTCGAGGAACTCCAAGAGAAGCAGAAACTGTCCAGGGAGAAGGAGCTCATGAAAAGAAGGAGTTTGGACACTTTCCAGAGAGATATCCAGCAACGGCAGCAGGCTTTTGAACAGAGG GAAGTGGAAATGCAAAATTTGGAGAAGCATGTTAATTTTGAGAATGAAAGTTCAAGGAAGGCGTATTACAGGGAATTCAAAAAG GTCATTGAAGCTGCTGATGTGATTCTGGAAGTCCTGGATGCCCGTGATCCTTTGGGATGTCGTTGTCCCCAGGTGGAGCAGGCGGTTGTCCAGAGTGGAATTAACAAGAAGATTGTTCTTGTTCTCAACAAAATTG ATCTTGTGTCTAAGGATATCATTGAGAAATGGATCAAGTACCTTCGCCATGAATTTCCAACTGTGGCCTTCAAAGCTTCTACCCAACAGCAGAGCAGAAACCTG AAACGCAGCAATGTACCAGTCACAAAAGCCACAGCTGACCTTCTGGGTAgtagtgcatgtgtgggtgcagAATGCTTGATGAAACTCTTGGGAAACTATTGTCGAAACCAGGACATCAAGACAGCCATCACTGTTGGTGTTGTAG GTTTTCCGAATGTCGGCAAGAGTAGCTTGATCAACAGTCTGAAGAGAGCCCGGGCCTGTAGTGTGGGAGCCACCCCAGGAGTGACAAA ATGCCTTCAGGAAGTGCACTTAGACAAACACATCAAGCTTCTAGATTGCCCTGGAATCGTTATGGCAACCTCCACCAGTGATGCAGCCATGATTCTTCGGAACTGTGTGAAGATTGAACAACTGGTAGACCCTTTACCAGCCATTGAAGCAATCTTGAGGCGCTGCAACAAGACACAG ATTATGGAACATTATGGGGTTTTAGATTTCCATACTGCTCTGGAGTTCCTGGCCTTGCTAGCACGGCGGCAGGGGAAGCTGAGAAAAGGGGGACTTCCAGACAGTGACAAGGCTGCCAAGAGTGTCCTCATGGACTGGACAGG AGGCCGCATCAGCTATTTTACTCATCCTCCAGAAACGCACACAATGCCTACCCACGTCAGTGCTGAGATCGTAGCAGAGATGGGCAAGGCCTTTGACTGGGATGAACTAGAGAAAGGAAATGAAGAGGCACTTGCTG CATTGGACCCCACTGAAGTTGAAATGGGATTCTGCATGGCAACATCAGGTATGACACAAGGCACTCAGCTGGACATGCCAGTGGAAGATGGCGAAGGTTTGGAAGATTGCGAGTCTGTTAACAAAGCTGAATCAATGGAGGATGATCAGGATCCAGAG TTTGGACCAATGACTGTTGAAATCAAAAGGTCCCAGGTTAAAAATGGGAGTGGTTTGGAGGGTGCAACTCCTAAAGCTGTAGACCTGAGAGACATCCTTGATGTGGATCCTCTCCAACAAGGCCAGGCTCTGTTGGCTGCTggcaaaaaaaggaagaaacagCAAAAGAGAGCAG ACAAAATTGCTGTGAAGCTCTCGGACACACTAACATCAGCTATGAACACTTTTTGGGACAGTTGA
- the gnl3l gene encoding guanine nucleotide-binding protein-like 3-like protein isoform X1, whose amino-acid sequence MSKAKQKRAKRLGFIGKKSKDGGQTSTQGSRKDPGVPNVRHFKENAQRQAELRQKRLEELQEKQKLSREKELMKRRSLDTFQRDIQQRQQAFEQREVEMQNLEKHVNFENESSRKAYYREFKKVIEAADVILEVLDARDPLGCRCPQVEQAVVQSGINKKIVLVLNKIDLVSKDIIEKWIKYLRHEFPTVAFKASTQQQSRNLKRSNVPVTKATADLLGSSACVGAECLMKLLGNYCRNQDIKTAITVGVVGFPNVGKSSLINSLKRARACSVGATPGVTKCLQEVHLDKHIKLLDCPGIVMATSTSDAAMILRNCVKIEQLVDPLPAIEAILRRCNKTQIMEHYGVLDFHTALEFLALLARRQGKLRKGGLPDSDKAAKSVLMDWTGGRISYFTHPPETHTMPTHVSAEIVAEMGKAFDWDELEKGNEEALAALDPTEVEMGFCMATSGMTQGTQLDMPVEDGEGLEDCESVNKAESMEDDQDPEFGPMTVEIKRSQVKNGSGLEGATPKAVDLRDILDVDPLQQGQALLAAGKKRKEQQKRADKIAVKLSDTLTSAMNTRFAGRGVFETAIYIYAGEELSPGPAVWTCLLPWEEILPEEGPEEAVVEKTTLAWALTPLREDMEPLPPPGGSRLELAVALAATREQSRGRAARKKFFDDGRLAEPLGAANL is encoded by the exons CTCGAGGAACTCCAAGAGAAGCAGAAACTGTCCAGGGAGAAGGAGCTCATGAAAAGAAGGAGTTTGGACACTTTCCAGAGAGATATCCAGCAACGGCAGCAGGCTTTTGAACAGAGG GAAGTGGAAATGCAAAATTTGGAGAAGCATGTTAATTTTGAGAATGAAAGTTCAAGGAAGGCGTATTACAGGGAATTCAAAAAG GTCATTGAAGCTGCTGATGTGATTCTGGAAGTCCTGGATGCCCGTGATCCTTTGGGATGTCGTTGTCCCCAGGTGGAGCAGGCGGTTGTCCAGAGTGGAATTAACAAGAAGATTGTTCTTGTTCTCAACAAAATTG ATCTTGTGTCTAAGGATATCATTGAGAAATGGATCAAGTACCTTCGCCATGAATTTCCAACTGTGGCCTTCAAAGCTTCTACCCAACAGCAGAGCAGAAACCTG AAACGCAGCAATGTACCAGTCACAAAAGCCACAGCTGACCTTCTGGGTAgtagtgcatgtgtgggtgcagAATGCTTGATGAAACTCTTGGGAAACTATTGTCGAAACCAGGACATCAAGACAGCCATCACTGTTGGTGTTGTAG GTTTTCCGAATGTCGGCAAGAGTAGCTTGATCAACAGTCTGAAGAGAGCCCGGGCCTGTAGTGTGGGAGCCACCCCAGGAGTGACAAA ATGCCTTCAGGAAGTGCACTTAGACAAACACATCAAGCTTCTAGATTGCCCTGGAATCGTTATGGCAACCTCCACCAGTGATGCAGCCATGATTCTTCGGAACTGTGTGAAGATTGAACAACTGGTAGACCCTTTACCAGCCATTGAAGCAATCTTGAGGCGCTGCAACAAGACACAG ATTATGGAACATTATGGGGTTTTAGATTTCCATACTGCTCTGGAGTTCCTGGCCTTGCTAGCACGGCGGCAGGGGAAGCTGAGAAAAGGGGGACTTCCAGACAGTGACAAGGCTGCCAAGAGTGTCCTCATGGACTGGACAGG AGGCCGCATCAGCTATTTTACTCATCCTCCAGAAACGCACACAATGCCTACCCACGTCAGTGCTGAGATCGTAGCAGAGATGGGCAAGGCCTTTGACTGGGATGAACTAGAGAAAGGAAATGAAGAGGCACTTGCTG CATTGGACCCCACTGAAGTTGAAATGGGATTCTGCATGGCAACATCAGGTATGACACAAGGCACTCAGCTGGACATGCCAGTGGAAGATGGCGAAGGTTTGGAAGATTGCGAGTCTGTTAACAAAGCTGAATCAATGGAGGATGATCAGGATCCAGAG TTTGGACCAATGACTGTTGAAATCAAAAGGTCCCAGGTTAAAAATGGGAGTGGTTTGGAGGGTGCAACTCCTAAAGCTGTAGACCTGAGAGACATCCTTGAT GTGGATCCTCTCCAACAAGGCCAGGCTCTGTTGGCTGCTGGCAAAAAAAGGAAGGAACAGCAAAAGAGAGCAG ACAAAATTGCTGTGAAGCTCTCGGACACACTAACATCAGCTATGAACACTCgcttcgcagggcgaggggttttcgagaccgccatatatatatatgcaggaGAGGAGCTGTCGCCTGGACCTGCCGTCTGGACCTGTCTGCTGCCATGGGAGGAGATCTTGCCAGAAGAGGGGCCTGAAGAAGCGGTTGTGGAGAAGACTACGCTGGCCTGGGCGTTGACTCCGTTGCGAGAAGACATGGAGCCCCTGCCCCCGCCGGGCGGCTCGAGGCTGGAGCTGGCGGTGGCTCTGGCCGCGACACGTGAGCAGAGCCGAGGGAGAGCGGCGAGGAAGAAGTTCTTTGACGACGGACGGTTGGCGGAGCCGCTGGGTGCAGCGAATTTATGA